GGAAGATGCCGTAATCGGTTGAGCCATCAGAGTTTCGGTTGGTGGCAGATGTGTTGTACTTAGACTCCCATTTGACCAAACAGACCCCTGGGAAATGGCAGcacaaataatatttaattaatatcAATAATAGTTTAATACCAACAATTTATCCATGACACCATGATCAGGATAAGTGGATGACGAATAGATGGATAGACATACATGagttttttgtatatttttttgtcatcttttttagtcatttctgtaaccacttatcctattcagggtcttGGGAGATCTGGAGtatatcccagaggctatgggcacaagacaggggacaatccatgatggggcgccaacccaacGCTGAGCACACTCATGCATGGGGAGAActtgcaaactctacacacatggagccatggcagagacttgaaccctggtccagaggtgtgaggtaacagggCTCAGCAGAATGCTGATTTTTCAGCCATATGCTTCTTTTCTTACTAGTATGAAATTATTCCCTTTATGTAGCACTTTGGAAGGAAATTCATCCATTTATCTGTACAATCATTTTGCATAACCAGTGACCAATACATGGCTATGATGACCAAGTCTATTTCAGAAAATGCAAGAGAATGCAGCAGATACCTTGGATGGGGTGTCAGTCCATAACGTGGCACATACAAACAACAGCAAGAACTATGAGCAGCTTAGAGCTTCAGAATTGTAAAAGTAGATCCCGAGGAACATACAAACAATGTGACAAGGTAAAGTGAAACTGTTACACTTACAGTTAGGCAAACCGTACCCACGGTACCCATCCAAACCTGAAGCCTTGAGTTTCCGCGCCAACTCACATCGCTCAAAAATCTTAGCACTTGCCGTTACCAGCAGGACAGAAACGACAAACATGAACAATTTCATTTTGTGAAGAGTGGAGACATCTGAATAGGTCAACTTACTGTAAACCACCTTTTATGTAATGCCAGAATTTAAAGGGGAGGGCtctgtattggggggggggggggcaaagtttGCAATTATTCAGGTAAAATGAGGAACATGTTAGCTGGAGGAAATAAGTGAAGACTTGATTGTGCACCAGGGGAGTAGAATCACAAAAACATCAAATTAGGGAAAAGTTCATTTGCAATTTATCAAAGTAGCCCCCCATACCCCCAAATTGCTTCAGAACTGTATGCAAGTAATTCTCATAACTTTAAAAGTGATGAACCTACAGGCACAACAATGACTTTTGCTCAATACTGCACACATTTAGAAGAACTAAATGAAATCTTAAAATCTCCTTTAAAGGGCAATCAGAGGAAGGAAATACTCAAACCACCTGCTAGCCAAGCAAGTATAAGGTCCTCTCTGAATCTTATCTGAAGTCTCCAAACGAACAATTAGGCAAATATTTGTTGACATTTGGCAATTTTAGCACAATACTGGCCCTTGTGCAGTGGTTCAGTGGTTTGTCGCATTGTTTCATGCCTGTTTGAATCCTGTCTTAActctttgtgtggagtttgcattttctccccGTGACACATAGGGATGGTTTGCACATGCCCTCCACTGGCTGACATTCCATTGCAGCTACATCCACAACGTTTAGTAAGACTCTGGACAGGATGGCAAATAGAATCAATCACAAGTCACAGTTATAAGAGGAAGCAATAGGGACTTTATTTAAGAATGGGTGGATTTATCAAAATGGGAGGGAGGACACTGATTGGCAAAATCAGAACCAACGCTCAAACACAGCAAATGAGGAACAGCTGGAACGAATCAACAGCCGATAAAGCAAGACAATCATCTGACATGTGGTTTTAGTCAACATTTAATCATATTTTGCTTCTTTCTTTTCAGCAAGATAGTTTGATTGTGAGTAGTAGGTAAGATTGTAAAATTGTGACTTTCTCTTCACTGGACTGATTTATTCACCTATGCATCACTGATTAATCCTTTGCTAAGTGTATGAAGAATACAACCATTTAAAATCAGAGGGTAAGAAGGTGGTAGTCTTCTCATAACAGGGAGTATGCTTCACACTCCACAGCCTTCAACGTAGGAGCTCAGGTCACGACCACGGCAGTGTGAGTCCCAGCCATACCTGACGATCAAAATGACACAAATTATCAAGAGATCTCAGGACTGGaggaaacataaaaacaacacaaatcTGAAAGCCTCTGCCCTACATCAGGAGCGGAATTCGATAGATCAAAAGCTGACGTGAGTTTGTGGAATCCATAGAAAATGCTATGTCACTCATCAACAGATTCAGCTAAACTTAATGCTAACCAGACAGGGACTGTATGCATTCTTACCAAGCAGCCATGCCATTGGGGTCTCTGACCACACGCTTGGCGCACTGGATGGCTACGTCAATGTTGTCAGACAGCAGTTCTGCAAAACAAAGACCAAATAAGACAATGTTATCTGGTGCACATTTGAAGGTGCAGTACAAATGAAAATGTGAGCTGATTAAATATTTGAAAACCCAAAGCATTCTCTTATCTATCATCTTATGCTCACTATTAAAACCTGGCTGGTTGGTGTGCATTTTTCTATCATGGTATTTTCCTCACTCCTTACTACAGTTGATGAGGATTTGTTCTACTCACCACTACAGTCGATACCACAACCATTGGACGTAGGTGTCTGGTAATTGTTGCACCACCAGCGGCTGTTGATCTGGAAAATGCCATAGTCCGTTGATCCATCACTGTCATGGTCGATAGCTTCTGTGTTGTAGTCTGACTCCCATTGGACCAAACAGATCCCTGGgcaaaatcaaacaaatttATTATTGAAACATAAacagataataataaaatttgGCATTAGCATTTGCATTCCCAAATGACTCAAACAGCTAACTACTGTGTAAGATGTATAAAGAGGAATTTGCCAACTTACAATCTGCCAGACTGTATCCATGATACCCATCCATTCCTGAAGCCTCGAGTTTCTGTGCCAACTCACACCGAGAGAAAATCTTGCCATTTGCAATGGCCAAAAGGCCGAAAACAAGAAAGAGAACAGCTTTCATTCTGGAAGTAGTAAAGATCTCTGAGCAAGTCAGTGTAAAATGGTAAAGTCCCTCAAGCGATGCCCCAATATAAAGAGGAGGGCTGTGATTTGCACAGTCAgtaatatttgtttaataatgaAAAATTCCATTCTGCTGATTCAGGGTTTGTGTTTGCGGGGCGTCCTTCAGCTTGGCCAAGTAATCCCTTAAAGGTCAACCTAAGATGTTCAGACATGGACGTGGAACATTGTGTTATGAAAGCAACAGAATGAAACACTTCCCAGTTATGTACAGTTTGgaatattaataaatgtaaagaATGAAAACTAAAATGGATGCTTTTTTGtcagttaaaatgaaatgaatttgAAGTAACAGAAATCTTGTTTATTATTCAAGGTACTGTATAGCTGTTATACATAAAATACACCAAAGTTTTAGAATAAATAGTTTTTCTCCTTTGAATAAAAAAGCCTTTGCATTCTATATGAAATTATCTATCTTGCTGCCCTCTGTCTTAGTGTACATTGTGTGTAACAACTTCTTTCCTCATGTCATCAGAATcttcaatatatttttaagtcATTACCCCCCTTTGGGATTCCATTGAAAAATCTAATTCACAAGTTTACCAGCTATCTGCATTGGTTACTTTATGCATCAATTGCATTTAACAAATGGTAATGATAAAGAACTGCCTTACACTGTACTTCACATACCTACTGCTTTCACTGTCAGCTGTTCACACGAATATTTCTAAACTGAGATAATGTACAACCAAACCCGCCGCACAGCCCTGGTTAAAAGCTGCACTATTTCTacaggttatttatttattcattcattattgccttgtgtttttttttatttttggtgtAAAGCAATTTTTCAGACATATGCCATTAGTCCTCATATGATCCATGAGCTTAGTCCATGAACAGCATTGAGGGGAATGAACACTGAACACTACTGCAGCCATTTTGAAAGAATGGGTGACTGCCCAGGGGATCAGTTTAAATCCTGTGGTCTTTGATTGAACGTAATTCGTTGAAGACGCCATTAATTTGCAGAAAAGAGGAACTTGGGAATTGTTTAGCAGCCAAACTGGTTTCTCAAATACATGAAAACAGATTGGGAAATAATTGGCACATGCAGCCGTGACCAGTTTGTAACTCAGtatttcccagtctggtcctcagggacccacagacagttcacatttttgctcactttcagctctggtagggagctggaagggagcaaaattGTGGACTGGCTGTGTGTCCCCAAGGACCGTATTGAGAAGTATTGTTGTAACTGACATAAAGGCCACCGCGAGTTACACTGTATACAAAAGTCAAACTGAAGCAGTTATTAactctttttaaaaattttaattgttttctAAGTTGTtaaaaacactcaaaaatgTGCAGCATAATCACCATAGTAGTGACCAGCACAGCATTTGCAATATAAACAATAACTGTTAATAACATTAAAATTTAGGGTGGTAACCTTCcgatgtataatataataaatggtggtgagacatacacacagacagaaaataAAGAGATTAAAATAGTATCCATTCTGATATTAAGATTCTTATGATGACAAGCAGGacagcacagtggtgcagtagTTAGCACATGTGGGACCATGGGTGTGGATTTCACATGTTctctgtgttgtcatggggtttccttcaggtactccagtttccccccacagtccaaaaacatgctgaggttaattagaGTCACCAACTTGCCCGTAGGTGCCTGTGCACTCTACGGTGTTTAGGTATTCACATAGTTGTACTATTGTGTTACAGAGTCAGAAGGACACGTAGCATAAGCTTTTCATTGTATAGTGTAACTTATAGCTTATGCTGCATGTGACAATAAAGTCTTGATTTTTGAACAGTGACAAAGATGATGGAGGCATTTTACACTGGGAGCTCCAGGGACCTCAGGGAGCCAGAAGTGACTGCTGAAGTACTTCTGCTGACTGTGTACAGTTTAAGTCTTTGTGAGTCACAGCATTCGGCTACCTTCTCCTGCTTTGTTTCCTGCTGGAATGACTGGTGCTGGAATGACTGGTGCTGGAATGACTGGAGTAACCGAAGACAGTAGGTCCAGTTGTTTCTTGTAGTGACACTAACTTTCCACCCCACAGATTTTCTCTTAGCAGAAATGATGAACAGCAAACCTGGTAATATACTCATTTACTGGCACCTAAAATAGCCCCAATTGATCGGATCTAACTAGGCCCATGACCAATAAAACTGGGCCATCCATCTATAACGCCAGGTCTTCTGCCTGCTGGTTCCTGAGATTTATATCCCAAACcagcttttgtccaaagcaacatacgtttgtttgtttgtttattattattattattattattacattattattatgagaAAGCAGCATCAGACATTCCTGGAGCAATTGGCTTAGGTTACCTGGGGTATTTCAGGTTGCCTGGGCTACAAACCAGGTATATAATTGACAAAACAGGAATAAGATTATCTTTGGAAAGTTACTTCATTCCATAGTCTTGAGTTCACAAAGGGCCTACAGAAGTGAGGTCTGGTTGATTGCAACAGCCAAATTCTGACTTGTAAGTTTAATCTGAATTCACTACACTATGTGTGAGTAGATGCAGATGGAGTCCAGCTGCTAGTGACATGCATTAGGTACAGAGAACAATGTATTTGTCAGCTGTGATGTTTAATAGTGTAATCGTGATGTTTTAGTCATTAGATTAGATtatataaactttattgataTTCTAAGAATATTCTTATATTTTAGATAAAGGCACAAGACAACCGTGAAGGAAAAGGATTTCACTTTTGATTGATCACAAAACAACAGATAATTATATTATAACACCCAGCACCTGCTCCAGTAGAATTCCCAAGAAATGAGAGGATGGCAGAACAAGATAACTGGGTTTGGAGAACCTTTTAAATCTCCATGGTAACCAATCACTAGCTCCGAACACAGAAATGCCAAGGCTAATAAAACCCAGCGTACCCCAACTGGGCTGACTGGCCTTCATTAAGGTATGAATCAGGCCAGCTGGGTGAACCTGAGAAACTTTAAAGTGTATTTGCTAGGGAGTGAGTCACGGATTCATGGTGTGAACCTAAGATGGTTATGCTGGTTCATGTTATGTTTTGATGAATGAATCATGCTTGTTTTCAGTTGAATGTATGAACAGCTataatattttaacaataaTTTGAGAGTTTTCAGGCAGTTGCCACCATGGAACTGTACAAAGCCTTATTTAGGCTATTAAGGCTGTATtacccctcctggagccgacaccttatcgtggtggaggggtttgcgtgttccagtgatcccaggagctaagttgcccggggctttatgcccctggtagggtcacccaaggcaaacaggtccggggtgaggaaccagaggaagttcggctcaaaagaccccatatgatgatAAAAAttttggaaacacgttttcccttgcccggacgcgggtcaccggggcccccccctggagccaggcctggggttggggctcgatggcgagcgcctggtggccaggcctatacccatggggcctggtcgggcacagcccgaacaaggcacgtgggtcccccttccaatgggctcaccacccgtaggaggggccataggggtcgggtgcattgtgagctgggcagtggccaaaggcggggaccttggcggtccgatcctcggctgcagaagctagctcttgggacatggaatgtcacctctctgatggggaaggagcctgagctggtgcgcgaggttgtgaaattccggctagacatagtcgggctcacctcgactcacggcttgggctctggaaccagtctccttaaagggggttggacccttttccactctggagttgcctgcggggagaggcgccgagcgggggtgggcatacttattgccccctggctgggtgcctgtacattggggtttaccgcggtggacaagagggtagcctcccttcgtctttgggtggggggacgggttctgactgttgtttgcgcttatgcgccgagcggcagttcagagtacccaccctttttagagtctctggaaggggtgttggagagcattccttctggggactctcttgtactgctaggggacttcaatgctcacgtgggcaatgacagtgagacctggagtggcgtgattgggaggaacggcccccccgatctgaacccgagtggtgttctgttgttggacttctgtgctcgccacggattgtccataatgaacaccatgttcaggcataagggtgttcatatgtgcacttggcgccaggacaccctaggccgcagttcgatgatcgactttgtagtcgtgtcgtcggacttgcggccgcatgtcttggacactcgggtgaagagaggggcggagctgtcaactgatcactacctggtggtgggttggctccgctggtgggggaggaagccggccaggcctggcaggcccaagcgtatagtgagggtctgctgggaacgtctggctgaatcccctgtcaggaggagtttcaactcctacctccggcagaacttttcccatgtcccgggggaggcgggggacattgagtccgaatgggccatgttccgcgcctccattgtggaggcggctgaccggagctgtggccgtaaggtagttggtgcctgtcgcggcggcaatccgcgaacccgctggtggacaccagtggtgagggatgtcgtcaagctgaagaaggagtcctatcgggcctatttagcctgtgggactctagaggcagctgacgggtaccggcaggccaggcggGATAAGGCTttggcggtcgctgaggcaaaaactcgggttcgGGAGGaatttggcgaggccatggaaaatgacttccggacggcttcgaggcgattctggtccaccatccggcagctccgggtgggaaagcggtgcaacatcaacactgtttatggtggggatggggtgctgctgacctcaacccgggacgttttgggtcggtggaaggaatacttcgaagacctcctcaatcccaccgacacgccttccgatgtggaagcaaagtatggggacttgggtgtggactcccctatctcgggggcggaggtcactgaggtggttaaaaagctcctcggtggccgagccccgggggtggatgagatccgcccagagttcctgaagactctggatgctgtagggctgtcttggttgacacgcatctgcagcatcgcgtggacatcgggggcagtgcctctggactggcagaccggggtggtggtccccctcttcaagaaaggggaccagagggtgtgctccaactatagggggatcacactcctcagcctccctggtaaggtctattcaggggttctggagaggagggtccgctggattgtcgaacctcggattcaggaggagcagtgtggttttcgccccggccgtggaacagtggaccagctctatactctccgcagggttctggagggttcatgggagtttgcccaaccagtctacatgtgttttgtggacttggagaaggcattcgaccgtgtccctcgggcagtcctgtgaggggtgctccgggagtatggggtgccgggcttccttttaagggctgttcggtccctgtatgaccggtgccagagtctggtccgcatgagcggcaataagtcggacttgtttccggtgagggttggactccgtcagggctgtcctttgtcaccgattctgttcataacttttatggacagaatttctaggtgcagccagggcgctgagggtgtccggtttggtgacctcaggattaggtctctgctttttgcagatgatgtggtcctgttggcctcatcagaccgtgaccttcggctctcgctgggacagtttgCAGCCGAGTATGAaacggctgggatgagaatcagcacctccaaatccgagaccatggtcctcagccggaaaagggtagaatgctctctccgggtcggggacaggcggatcggtgcggtgtccgcagtgatgcgggcgctgcatcggtctgtcatggtgaagaaggggctgagccaaaaggcgaagctctcgattttccagtcgatctacgttcctaccctcacccatggtcacgagctgtgggtagtgaccgaaagaacgagatcgcgagtgcaagcggccgaatgagtttcctccgcagggtggctgggctctcccttagagatagggtgaggagctcggtcattcgggagggactcagagtagagccgctgctcctccgcattgagaggagtcagatgaggtggctcgggcatctgattaggatgcctcctgggcgcctccctggtgaggtgttccgggcatgtcccactgggaggaggccccggggaagacccaggacacgctggagggactatgtctctcggctggcctgggaacgcctcgggattcccccagaggagctggatgaagtggccggggagagggaagtctgggtttccctgctgagactgctgcccccgcgacccgacatcggataagcgggagaaaatggatggatggatggaagctgTATTAATGCATAGCCCGACTattatgtttataagtaacaaAAATGGCAAGGGTTGTTGGTGttaacagaagaataaatggtGATCCAGTCAGGCAATTGGTTCATCATGATTTATAACTGACAGATTTTGTAAAATTAcatgtataaaaatgtattatgttGTGTTTGcatcttaagttttttttccttacagGAATATGTGATAACAAAATCGTTCCTCCTTTTCCAGTAACCTCCTTTTGTGATGACTGGAATCGTATGTTTGCATATGGCTTAAAGCATAAAACCTTTCACATATATAATATGTAACACAAGTAGTAAATTTCATCTCCACGGATAAGCTGGTTATGTATTCAGGACTTCAAGATTAGATTACATTAATGTCCTCCTATCGGGCTCTTTAAATACTTTCTTGATGTGCGTGCAAGTTATTGAACAAAGTTACTGACTTACGAGAAGTTCACTAACTTACCAGTACAGCTTGCACATTATGGTTCTGTAATCACGTATCAGAATTGATTTTCAGATTTGATGATGAATATATGAATGATGCTTATTACTCCTGTAACTACAGACAGTCTTGCCCAAACACCCTGAAGACCTTGATTGTAATAGACTATTTCATTTGTAGCATGGAGAACCAGTTAGGACAACAAAGGACAGCAAAGACACCCCATGCTAAGATCTTATCCTCTTTTTTCCATGTCCCAGCTACCAGTGTTGAGTATTGttacgtctgtgtgtgtgtgtccagtccATCTCTCCATCAGATCCCATTCCATCAAGCTGCTGATTCCGGTTCTGCATTTTCCATCTCTCTACACAAGCCGTGCCAAAACTGGATCTACTGGTTATCATCGCCTCGTTCCCGTTTCCCGCCTCTACAGCCCCGGATCATAAAAGACGCCTGCACACCCCATCTCCCAGCTCTTGCTCGGGATTTGTATTTGCTTTGCCTTTTGCTAGTGTATTTTTGGATTTACTGTTACGACCCGTTTTGGCTTTCGACTTTCGCGTTTTTGGTTTTCGGTTTGGTTTTGGTT
This is a stretch of genomic DNA from Paramormyrops kingsleyae isolate MSU_618 chromosome 7, PKINGS_0.4, whole genome shotgun sequence. It encodes these proteins:
- the LOC111846290 gene encoding lysozyme C II-like, encoding MKLFMFVVSVLLVTASAKIFERCELARKLKASGLDGYRGYGLPNWVCLVKWESKYNTSATNRNSDGSTDYGIFQINSRWWCNDTKTPRAKNGCGISCKQLLTDDIDVAITCAKRVVSDPKGMAAWVAWRNRCQRRDLRQYTAGCGV
- the LOC111846288 gene encoding lysozyme C-like, coding for MKAVLFLVFGLLAIANGKIFSRCELAQKLEASGMDGYHGYSLADWICLVQWESDYNTEAIDHDSDGSTDYGIFQINSRWWCNNYQTPTSNGCGIDCSELLSDNIDVAIQCAKRVVRDPNGMAAWYGWDSHCRGRDLSSYVEGCGV